GCCGCGTCCACAGGCTCCCCTCCCCCTCGTCGTTCCGTCAGGTCGTGTGCCCGCAGTGCGGGGGCATCTGGCCCCGGGTCAGCGGGCCGACTGGTTCACGAAGCCCGCCACCCACGCGAGCGGCGCGTTCCAGTTGATGGTGACCTCGTTCATGGTGTACGCGCCGATGTCGTCGACGTAGCACTTCAGGCCCGTGCATCTGCCGCGCAGTTTCGCGGCGACCGGGTCGCTGAAGTTCACGGCGTTCGGTCCGCCGGACACCACGCCCCTGGGCGGCGCGGGCAGCGTGGCGTCCAGCGAGGGCGCCCAGAAGCGGTGGTGGGGGTTGCGGAGGGGACGCGTGCCGTACCCGGACACGTACGACTTGTCCATGGGGTTGCGGCCGAGCAGGTAGTTCAGGCCTTCGAGCACGGCGTCCTGGTACGACGCGTCACCGGTGAAGTCATACGCGAGCCCCATCAGGACGGAACGGTTCAGGATGCCGCTGTTCGATCCCCACTCGGGCATGGCGCCCCGGAACGGGAGGCGGTACCCCTGCGTGGCGAGGTCGGCCCGGTCGCGGGCCGCGGCCGCCACGATGTTACCCCGGGCCTGCTGCACGTCGGCGGCGGGAAGGCCGCTCGGGACGGTGGCGAGCGTGATCGTCCCGGCCGTGGCGAGCTCGTTCCAGGCGAGTTCCTTGTCGGCAGGCACCTGCAGGTACAGCGGGCTGGCCCGGAGGAAGGTCAGGTACTGGGCGTCGCCGGTCGTGGCGTACAGTTCAGCGGCCGCCCAGTAGAACTCGTCGTTCACGTTGGCGTCGTCGTACGGTCCGCCGCCGACGAACAGGTCGTAGGCGTACACGTCCGGCTGGGCGCGCGCGGCGGTCCAGGCGCGTTTCGCGGCCGTGAGGCAGCGGTCCGCGAAGGCCGGGTTGGACGCCCGGTAGATGCGGGCGCACTGCGCGGCGTTCGCGGCGAGGTTCAGGGTGGCGGCGGTGGTGGGGTAGTACAGGGCGCGCGGCTGCGGGTCCTGGTCCGGCCGGAGCGGCAGGCCCGTCCAGGCGACGTCCGTGAGCTTCTGGTGCACCATCCCGCCCGCGTCCGTCGGGGTGAAGGTGAGGGCGGACGTGTGGGCGCTCTGATCGCCGTGCGGGAGCGGCAGGGTCTGGCCGTCCGGGACCTGCAAGGCCAGCATGAACTGCAGTTCCCAGCGCACCTCGTCGAGCAAGTCGCTCCTGCCGTTGGCCCGCTCGGGGAGGTTGAGCGCGCCGTCGCCGTCCTGCACGCCCATGCGAGCGTCGCGTTCGGCGAGGTTCAGGAGCGTCCAGACGCTCACGCCGCCGTTCACGACGTACTTGCCGTGGTCTCCGGCGTCGTACCAGCCGCCGGCCGCGTTCAGGCTGTACGCGCAGCCGGGCCAGACGTTCCCCCTGGCGTCGGTGCCGCTGAAGCAGGTGACGCGGGTGTCGCCCTGGTTCGGCGCGGTGCCCGTGTGTCCTGCGGGGCGGGCGAGGGCCGGGTCGCCGACGTACGCGGCCTCGATCGGGATGCCGCTGCGCGTCTGGTAGAAGTACCCCAGGGCGTCGGTCTTGAGGGTGCCGTACACCGCGCCGATCTCGAAGGGGTGGCTGGTGAAGCCCGCGACGTCCAGCACGTAGCCCCGGCCCTGCGTGGTGACGCCGCTGAAGTCCGCCTGATGGACGGACTCGCCGCTGGCGGCGTCGGCACCGAACACGGTGGTCCGGCCCGACCTGACGGCCGTGTGGTTCGCGTCGTAGAGCGTCCAGGGGAGCGGGGCGCTGGACTCGAAGGGGATGGCGGCGATCTTGGGTTTGCCGGGCAGGTACCCGGTCTGGTTGACGCGCACGAGCGCGAGGTCGTCCTGCCCGGCCGCCGGGACGGCCGCACCGTAGGCGGGGCCCTTCAGGGAGACGCCGCTCAGGCAGACGCGGGTGGCGAGTTTCGCGCCCAGCTGGAACTGGAAGCTGGCTTTCGGGTCGCTGGCCTCGTTCATGGTGAAGGTGTACGCGTACGTTTTCGGGATGGACGTGACGTCCACGTCGGCGGCGAAGTACGAGGTGTAGGGAGCGCCGTCGTACTGCAGCAGGGTCTTGAAGGCGGTGGCCTGGTCGGCGCGCGCGGTGAAGGTCAGGGTGTAGGTCGCGCCCTGGTTCAGTCCGATGCCGGCCTGTCCGAAGATCACGTCGTAGACGTTCGTTCCGGCCTGCGTGATGTTCAGGCAGCTTTCACCGCCGGCGACGGTGGCGCTGACCGCGCCGGACGTCCACCAGGGGTCCTGCCCGCCGCTGAAGGTGCCGTTGCTGAGGAGTTCGGTGGTGGAGGTGTCCTTGATCCGGACGTCGACGGGGACCGGCGCGGAGATGCCGGTCACGCCGGTGGTCGTGACGGCCTGGGCGGAGTAGACGTGCGTGCCGTTCTGGGTGGGGTCGACGGTGACGGTGGCGTCGTAGGGGGCGGCGCTGTCCTCGCCGATCCTGCGGCCGCGGTCGTAGAAGACCACGCGGGCGACGTTGTCAGTGCCGGGGGCGGTGGCGAGCAGGTGGACGGTGCCTGCGGCGGTGACGGTGGTGGTGTCGGCGCTGAGGGTGACGGTGGGGGCGGGGGCGGTGGGCGGGTCGACCGGCTGGCTGGCGGAGCAGGCGGTGAGGAGGAGGCCGCAGGTGAGGGTGGCGAGGGCGCCGAGTCTGGGGTGTGACATGGAAGCTCCTGGGAGAGGGCGAAGGAAATGAAAGCGCTTTCAAAGCTGGCCAAGGAGGCAACTGGACGACGCCCCCACGAGAGATGCGGGAACAGATGAGACCCGGCCCACAGCAACGGACTGAAGAAGGCGGATGAGGGATTCGAAGGGACTGGATTGTGGTCTGAGCAGTACCGTACCAGTTCTGGCCGGGAGCGTCAAGAAAGCCTTTTCCTGACATCCGCATCACACCTGATCCCGAGGACTACCTGACCCGGCAGACTCGCCGTCATGGCGAGAACCCCATCTCAGACACGCAGAAGGAAATCTCGCTGCGGCTCTTACCCCACGGCGGCCGGGCGCACCTTCCCCGCCGCTCGGTGGCCAGAGGCCCTTCTTGACGAAAAGGCTTTCACAACTTACGCTGTCCCTGCACCTCCACAACAGCCCGCTCCTGCACGGCCCCGGCCACCACCGATGCCCGTCAGGTCGGCCTTCAGGTTGCCGGGAAGTCGCGTGCCAGGGACCGGCGCCGCCCCCGCACGGCCCGGTCCCCCGCCCTCCGCCGATCAAAGGACGCTGCCCATGACCACACCCGCTCCCCGCGCCCTGCTGCTCCTGATGCTCACCGCCGGACTGGCCGGCTGCGCTGGCCCCGCTGCCCAGACGCCGACAGTACAGACACCAGTTGCCCAGACCCCTGCCGCCCAGACGCCACCATCCGGTCAGGCCCTCAATGCCCAGGCTGTCAGCGGGCCGTTCAGCCGCTGGGGCCAGACCTGGACCGCGTCCAGCTGGAAGAACGGCGACCCCCTCTTCGGGTGCACCTTCTCGCCCGCCAACCTCACCCTCGGCAGCGGCAGTGACACCGCCGTCTACGGCTGGCTCGACAGCAGCACCTGCAGCGAACTGAAATCCAACCGCTACAAGTCGCAGGGCAACGCCTTCGGCGGCGACATCTTCGTGCCGAACATCTCCGGGACGACCTCCACCCTCTTCACGTACCTGGACGACGGCAATGTCTGGAACGAGATCGACGCCGAATTCGTGCCGGGCAGGGGCCTGCATCCGGCCCTGATCTACCGCGGCAGCAGGGGCGGCGTCCGGTACATCTATCAGGCCTGGGTGCCCGCCACGGCCGGCGCCTGGCACACCTTCAAGGTCGACTGGCAGAGCACCACCATCACCTGGACCCTGGACGGACGGGTGGTCTTCACCATGATCCGGGACAGCACGCTCGGCCTGGGCGCCGCCGTCGTCACCGGCAGCGGCGCCAGCATGCGGATCCCCGCGCAGGCGTGGCCGACGCGCAGCCAGCAGCTCATCGCGAACTTCTGGCGCGGCAGCAACACGGGCGACTCGGTCGGCTTCCTGGGCAGCTACACCGGCGGGACCGGCAACGCCATCTGGAACAACCTGTACTGACCCGGGCCGCCGCGCAGCGCGGCGCACCCCGGCAGGGCAGGCGATACAATGCCCCCGTGAACGACCGCGCGAAGCACTGGTGCAGGTGAACAGAGGAACCGTCACCATCCACGAGGTGGCGCGCGAGGCGGGGGTCTCCATCAGCACCGTGTCGCGCATCATCAACGGCACGGCGTACGTCGCCGACGACAAACGCCAGGCTGTGGAACGCGCGATGCTGAAGCTGGGCTTCCGCCCGAATTACCTCGCGAAGACCCTGATGACGGGCCGCAGCATGAGCATCGGCGTCATCGCGGAGGACATCGTCAGCCCGTACTATGCCGACGTCATCCGCGGCGTGGAGCACGCGATGCTCGACACGCCCTACCAGCCGATCGTGAACAGCGGCCACTGGTCGCGCAAGTACGAGTCCCGCGCCGTCGAGACCCTGATCTACCGCAAGGTGGACGCCATGCTGCTGCTCGGCAGTACCCTCCCGGACGGGACGCTGCAGGAGATCGCGTCGCGCGTGCCGCTCGTGGTGTTCGGAAGGACCGTGCCGGGCCTGGAAGAGCACTGCCTCGCGCTCGACAACGTGCACGGCGCGTACCTCGCCACCCGGCACCTGATCGAACTCGGGCACCGCAACATCGTTCACGTGCGCGGACCGCAGGGCCAGCAGGACGCCGAGGACCGCCTGCACGGCTACCGTACGGCACTCGCCGAGAACGACGTGCCGCACCGGCCGGAACTGGAGATCCTCGGGGACTTCACGGAGCAGCCCGCGTATCAGGCGCTGACGCACCTGCTGGACGCGCGCGTGCCGTTCACGGCCGTGTTCGCCGCGAACGACCAGATGGCGGCCGGGGCGCGCCTCGCGCTGCACCGCAAGGGCCTGCGGGTGCCGGAGGACGTGTCGCTCGTCGGCTTCGACGACCTTCCGTCCAGCGCCTTCACCAGCCCGCCCCTGACCACCGTGCACCAGCCGACCTACCGGATCGGGCTGGCGCTCGCCACGCACCTCCTGAACGTCGTCCAGGACCTCCCCTCGCAGTTGCCCGCTTTCGACCTCACGCTCGTCGTACGGGAATCCACCCGCCCGCTGCGGTAACGGCCCGCCGAGGACGGGGCATGCCCTCCGGTGCGTTCAGGCGGTCAGCCGCTCCACGAGATCGAACTCGCCCGCACGGATCTCGGTGGGCGTGGGCGCGCGGCCCATCCGCAGGAGTTCCGCGAAGGCCGCGAGCGCACGGTCTCGGCCCATGGCGCTCGCCACCACGGTCCGGTCCCCGTCGAAGGTGAACTCCATGAAGTCGTACGCGTCCGGGTCACCCCAGCAGGCGGTGTCGTGCAGCGATTCGGCGTGACCCACGTACCGCAGGCTCTTGCCGTACTGCTGCGTCCAGAAGAACGGCACGCGCACGTCCGTCCCTTCACCGCCCATACTCTCACCGTCCGCCCCTCCGGCGCGCCCCAGCAGGGTGTACGCGGCGACCATGCCGTGCTGCAGGGCAACACGCCAGTGCTCGACGCGCATCTCACCGAGCACGGTGGGCGCGGACGCGATGTCCCCGGCGGCCAGGGTGTCCGGATCCAGGCGCAGGAGGGCGTCCGGGTGGACAGCGCCCTTCTCGTCGGCGGCGTCACCCAGGAGGTCTGTCACCGGACGGACGCCGGTGCCGAGCAGCACCACGCCTGCGGGCAGCGTCTCGCCGGACCGCAGGGTGACGCCCGTGACCGCCTGACCGTCGCCGTCCAGGCGGTCCAGTTCCGCACCGAGCCGGAAGGTGACGCCGTGCTCTTCGTGCAGGCGGCGCACGGCACGGCCGACGGCGGGCGTCACGGCGCGGGACATGATCTCGTCCTCCTGGGCGACCACGGTGACGCTCGCGGCCGTCTGAACGAGGCTCGACGCGGCCTCCAGGCCGATGAAGCTGCCGCCGACGATCACGAGGTCCGCGCCGCGCGCCGCGTCCCGCAGGGCCCGGGCGTCCTCCAGGGTGCGCAGGGTGAACACGCCGTCCAGCGCGGTCCCGGGCCGGTCCGGCCGGACCGGCTGGCTGCCGGTCGAGACGAGAACCCGGTCGGCCGTGAAGGTGCCGGTGCCACTCACCGTGACGCGGCCGGACGCCCGGTCGATCGCCGTGACGCGCGTGCCGGCCCGGAGGTCGACGCCGTGCGTGCGCGCCCAGTCGGGGCCGCCCAGCGGGAGGTCGGCCTCCTGCACCTTGCCGCTCAGGTAGCCCTTGCTGAGCGCCGTACGGTCGTACGGGGCGTGCGGCTCAGCGGTCAGGAGGGTGACGCGGCCCGCGTAGCCCTCCTGACGCAGGGTCTGCGCGGCCATGAAGCCGGCCGGGCCGCCGCCCACGATGACGGTGTGCTCCTCCGGTCGGCCCTGCGGGGCGGGCGCGGGGCGTTCCAGCGGAACGGCCGGATCGACCGTGCACTGCGCGCCGTCCCGCGTGACCGTGTACGCGGCGAGGCCCTGCAGGGCCGGCGGTTCGGTGAGCGCGCCGCTCGCGGCATGAAAGGTCGCGTGGTGCCAGGGGCACACGACGCGGTCGCCGCAGCGGACGCCCTCGCCGAGGTTCGCTCCGGCGTGCGGACAGCGGCCGTTCATGGCGTGGACGGCGTCACCGTCGCGCGTCACGAGCACCAGGGCGTCACCGAGGTCGAATGTTCGCATGCCGCCGTCGGGCACGTCGTTCAGCTGGAAGGTCAGGGTGGGCATCAGGGTCTCCTCTGCGGGAATCGGGCGGGCGCCGTC
The window above is part of the Deinococcus aquiradiocola genome. Proteins encoded here:
- a CDS encoding FAD-dependent oxidoreductase — its product is MPTLTFQLNDVPDGGMRTFDLGDALVLVTRDGDAVHAMNGRCPHAGANLGEGVRCGDRVVCPWHHATFHAASGALTEPPALQGLAAYTVTRDGAQCTVDPAVPLERPAPAPQGRPEEHTVIVGGGPAGFMAAQTLRQEGYAGRVTLLTAEPHAPYDRTALSKGYLSGKVQEADLPLGGPDWARTHGVDLRAGTRVTAIDRASGRVTVSGTGTFTADRVLVSTGSQPVRPDRPGTALDGVFTLRTLEDARALRDAARGADLVIVGGSFIGLEAASSLVQTAASVTVVAQEDEIMSRAVTPAVGRAVRRLHEEHGVTFRLGAELDRLDGDGQAVTGVTLRSGETLPAGVVLLGTGVRPVTDLLGDAADEKGAVHPDALLRLDPDTLAAGDIASAPTVLGEMRVEHWRVALQHGMVAAYTLLGRAGGADGESMGGEGTDVRVPFFWTQQYGKSLRYVGHAESLHDTACWGDPDAYDFMEFTFDGDRTVVASAMGRDRALAAFAELLRMGRAPTPTEIRAGEFDLVERLTA
- a CDS encoding glycoside hydrolase family 9 protein translates to MSHPRLGALATLTCGLLLTACSASQPVDPPTAPAPTVTLSADTTTVTAAGTVHLLATAPGTDNVARVVFYDRGRRIGEDSAAPYDATVTVDPTQNGTHVYSAQAVTTTGVTGISAPVPVDVRIKDTSTTELLSNGTFSGGQDPWWTSGAVSATVAGGESCLNITQAGTNVYDVIFGQAGIGLNQGATYTLTFTARADQATAFKTLLQYDGAPYTSYFAADVDVTSIPKTYAYTFTMNEASDPKASFQFQLGAKLATRVCLSGVSLKGPAYGAAVPAAGQDDLALVRVNQTGYLPGKPKIAAIPFESSAPLPWTLYDANHTAVRSGRTTVFGADAASGESVHQADFSGVTTQGRGYVLDVAGFTSHPFEIGAVYGTLKTDALGYFYQTRSGIPIEAAYVGDPALARPAGHTGTAPNQGDTRVTCFSGTDARGNVWPGCAYSLNAAGGWYDAGDHGKYVVNGGVSVWTLLNLAERDARMGVQDGDGALNLPERANGRSDLLDEVRWELQFMLALQVPDGQTLPLPHGDQSAHTSALTFTPTDAGGMVHQKLTDVAWTGLPLRPDQDPQPRALYYPTTAATLNLAANAAQCARIYRASNPAFADRCLTAAKRAWTAARAQPDVYAYDLFVGGGPYDDANVNDEFYWAAAELYATTGDAQYLTFLRASPLYLQVPADKELAWNELATAGTITLATVPSGLPAADVQQARGNIVAAAARDRADLATQGYRLPFRGAMPEWGSNSGILNRSVLMGLAYDFTGDASYQDAVLEGLNYLLGRNPMDKSYVSGYGTRPLRNPHHRFWAPSLDATLPAPPRGVVSGGPNAVNFSDPVAAKLRGRCTGLKCYVDDIGAYTMNEVTINWNAPLAWVAGFVNQSAR
- a CDS encoding LacI family DNA-binding transcriptional regulator, giving the protein MNRGTVTIHEVAREAGVSISTVSRIINGTAYVADDKRQAVERAMLKLGFRPNYLAKTLMTGRSMSIGVIAEDIVSPYYADVIRGVEHAMLDTPYQPIVNSGHWSRKYESRAVETLIYRKVDAMLLLGSTLPDGTLQEIASRVPLVVFGRTVPGLEEHCLALDNVHGAYLATRHLIELGHRNIVHVRGPQGQQDAEDRLHGYRTALAENDVPHRPELEILGDFTEQPAYQALTHLLDARVPFTAVFAANDQMAAGARLALHRKGLRVPEDVSLVGFDDLPSSAFTSPPLTTVHQPTYRIGLALATHLLNVVQDLPSQLPAFDLTLVVRESTRPLR
- a CDS encoding family 16 glycosylhydrolase, which encodes MTTPAPRALLLLMLTAGLAGCAGPAAQTPTVQTPVAQTPAAQTPPSGQALNAQAVSGPFSRWGQTWTASSWKNGDPLFGCTFSPANLTLGSGSDTAVYGWLDSSTCSELKSNRYKSQGNAFGGDIFVPNISGTTSTLFTYLDDGNVWNEIDAEFVPGRGLHPALIYRGSRGGVRYIYQAWVPATAGAWHTFKVDWQSTTITWTLDGRVVFTMIRDSTLGLGAAVVTGSGASMRIPAQAWPTRSQQLIANFWRGSNTGDSVGFLGSYTGGTGNAIWNNLY